One genomic window of Streptomyces sp. NBC_01498 includes the following:
- a CDS encoding helix-turn-helix transcriptional regulator — protein MATTELGAALRRWRDQVAPGAVGLASGGHRRAAGLRREELAGLAGISVDYITRLEQGRSANPSAQVVEALARALRLSDDARALLFQLAGLALPGPETIPTHIAPSVQRMLDRLTNTPVVVFDAAWNQLLANPLYTALMGEWHGKDLNAVWRNFLGTGSRVRHTPESRGALQAHQAAALRATASRYPADPRLRDLITALRDRSSHFEELWQSGTTAPQRGARKTVDHPRVGALTLDCDTLNVTGSDLYIMVYTAEPGSRDADRLALLSVLGTQTFAG, from the coding sequence ATGGCTACGACAGAACTCGGGGCAGCCCTGCGGCGCTGGCGGGACCAGGTCGCCCCCGGCGCCGTGGGCCTTGCCTCCGGCGGCCACCGGCGAGCCGCGGGACTGCGCCGTGAAGAACTGGCCGGGCTGGCCGGGATCTCCGTGGACTACATCACCCGCCTCGAACAGGGCCGCTCCGCCAACCCCTCCGCCCAGGTCGTGGAGGCTCTGGCCCGCGCCCTGCGCCTGTCCGACGATGCACGCGCCCTGCTGTTCCAGCTGGCCGGACTCGCACTCCCGGGTCCCGAGACGATCCCCACGCACATCGCGCCGAGCGTCCAGCGCATGCTGGACCGGCTCACCAACACCCCCGTCGTGGTCTTCGACGCCGCCTGGAACCAGCTTCTGGCCAACCCCCTCTACACCGCGCTGATGGGCGAATGGCACGGCAAGGACCTCAACGCGGTCTGGCGCAACTTCCTCGGCACCGGTTCCCGGGTGCGCCACACCCCCGAATCGAGGGGCGCACTACAGGCCCACCAGGCCGCCGCCCTGCGCGCCACGGCAAGCCGCTACCCGGCCGACCCGCGCCTGCGCGACCTCATCACCGCCCTGCGCGACAGGAGTTCGCACTTCGAGGAGCTGTGGCAGTCGGGCACCACCGCCCCGCAGCGCGGCGCGCGCAAGACCGTCGACCATCCCCGCGTCGGTGCCCTGACCCTGGACTGCGACACCCTCAACGTCACCGGCAGCGACCTGTACATCATGGTCTACACCGCCGAACCCGGCAGCCGGGACGCCGATCGCCTCGCCCTCCTGTCCGTGCTGGGGACACAGACCTTCGCCGGATGA
- a CDS encoding SDR family NAD(P)-dependent oxidoreductase, whose translation MNSLALVTGATSGIGKAFAERLAADGHDLIVVGRGQDRLDAFADAHPQVRVRTLAADLSTQEGIDAVAAHCADEPLDILINNAGVAHYMPLADLPADQAREVVNVKVLAPTLLMRAAVGGMRERGTGTIINIAGMIAFSGPADSSVMPRRAVYAGTLALLVAMSQTLSAELEGTGVSAHVVCPGIVATNFHSVQGIDASAVPRMSAEDVVTGTLRGLELGEVVIAPGVEDRGLLDDVFRADLAAFGGQSTALATRYRAG comes from the coding sequence ATGAACAGCCTCGCACTCGTCACCGGCGCCACCTCCGGCATCGGCAAGGCGTTCGCCGAGCGCCTCGCCGCCGACGGCCACGACCTGATCGTCGTCGGCCGCGGCCAGGACCGCCTCGACGCGTTCGCCGACGCCCACCCCCAGGTCAGGGTCCGTACCCTCGCGGCCGACCTGTCCACCCAGGAAGGCATCGACGCCGTCGCCGCCCACTGCGCGGACGAGCCGCTCGACATCCTGATCAACAACGCCGGTGTCGCCCACTACATGCCGCTGGCCGACCTGCCCGCCGACCAGGCCCGTGAGGTCGTCAACGTCAAGGTCCTCGCCCCCACCCTGCTGATGCGCGCCGCTGTCGGCGGCATGCGGGAACGCGGCACGGGGACGATCATCAACATCGCCGGGATGATCGCTTTCAGCGGGCCCGCGGACTCTTCCGTCATGCCGCGCCGCGCCGTCTACGCGGGCACCCTCGCCCTCCTCGTGGCCATGTCCCAGACGCTCAGCGCCGAACTGGAGGGCACCGGAGTGAGCGCCCACGTGGTCTGCCCCGGCATCGTGGCCACCAACTTCCACTCCGTCCAGGGCATCGACGCGAGCGCCGTACCGCGCATGAGCGCCGAGGACGTCGTCACCGGCACGCTGCGCGGCCTCGAACTCGGCGAGGTCGTCATCGCTCCCGGGGTCGAGGACCGCGGGCTCCTGGACGACGTCTTCCGGGCCGACCTCGCCGCCTTCGGAGGCCAGAGCACCGCGCTCGCCACCCGCTACCGGGCCGGCTGA
- a CDS encoding ADP-ribosyltransferase, with product MSDPVVLALPDIAAPSDNRRQLPRPLILARALLYLMFGLTLLGGVSMVTALLELGEHITPKLALLALYAVAPGIAGAILAGRFWTGGRTVWFGLIGLQAWLLVGSVVNLYAGSERGFSQLLLPGLLLALICLGASRAWFELPPELRASKPRLTRERLRRGEVLSLPHLITWRRNRGQSTVEYVGLIGLVALIIGTLLFSGVGPQVSGGLQNAVCDILGGDCESTTAGGDGGGNGGGGGDDGGNGANGGNGGGTGGGDNGGSGNGGSSNGGGETGGGTGGGDNGGGNNGGGNNGGGDTGGGDNGGGDNGGGNTGGGNNGGGDNGGGNNSGGGNTGGGDDDGGVAGGGNNSSGGGNNGGGNNSGGGNSGGGNNSGGGNNGGGNSNGGGNNGGGNTGGGNTGGANTGGGNTGGGNSGGNNSGGNNSGGNNSGGNNSGGGNSGGGNTGGGDDTGGGVAGGGNSSGGGNNGGGNNGGNNSSGGGSTGGGNSSGGGSTGGGNSGGGNSSGGGNNGGGNSSGGNSSGGSSGGNNSSGGNSSGGGSTGGGSSSGGGDNGGGSTGGGNSSGGGSTGGGNSSGGGSTGGGNSSGGNSSGGSSGGNNSSGGNSSGGGSTGGGSNSGGNSGGPGGPGGPGGGPGGGPGGGPGGNSGGTGGRNDDDKNDDDNDNDDDDDDDDDEEEDEEEQDPCGEGELASNFNSLASFSGGLNTTAPGGGRYTLALASARGGTATATRTTYATFTAGPLTSRTALGGSTLAAGPGSTAQQMMAEMAAAAMSSFDTYQEAEDALSDAFGGGDPTGPNVSGGNPGSPNVSGSGEGAAGACPDTSTPGVAQGEPPTVTNPMNVLDSIPDYRPGDRNGWAQEVEDIAKKNPLTKDFTATDAKIIADYTGSWALDANKYLRSGEIGKARAGKIDEFIDKMDTALEHLPPIPDATLYRGTFMPQDMIDKFAAGGEVTMPEYLSTSTDIKRSAGFVDKAKPNPGGENVLVEIKSSQGRNIDPLSRYRGVESEVLIPRDGKFKQVGTETKIIDGKKYEVMILEQVN from the coding sequence ATGTCCGACCCAGTGGTCCTGGCCCTCCCGGACATCGCGGCGCCGTCCGACAACCGCAGACAGTTGCCCCGCCCGCTGATCCTGGCGCGGGCCCTGCTGTATCTGATGTTCGGCCTCACGCTGCTCGGCGGCGTCAGCATGGTCACCGCACTGCTGGAGCTGGGCGAGCACATCACGCCGAAGCTGGCCTTACTGGCGCTGTACGCGGTGGCCCCGGGGATCGCCGGCGCGATCCTCGCGGGTCGCTTCTGGACCGGCGGGAGAACGGTCTGGTTCGGGCTGATCGGGCTCCAGGCGTGGCTGCTGGTCGGCAGCGTCGTCAACCTGTACGCGGGTTCCGAACGCGGCTTCAGCCAACTGCTGCTGCCCGGCCTCCTGTTGGCGCTGATCTGCCTGGGCGCCAGCCGTGCCTGGTTCGAACTCCCCCCGGAACTGCGGGCGTCGAAGCCGCGCCTCACGCGCGAACGGCTCCGCCGGGGCGAAGTCCTCTCGCTTCCGCACCTGATCACCTGGCGGCGCAACCGTGGCCAGTCGACCGTCGAGTACGTCGGCCTGATCGGCCTGGTCGCCCTCATCATCGGCACGCTCCTGTTCAGCGGCGTGGGCCCTCAGGTCTCGGGCGGCCTCCAGAACGCGGTCTGCGACATCCTCGGCGGCGACTGCGAGTCGACGACGGCCGGGGGTGACGGTGGCGGTAACGGCGGTGGCGGTGGCGACGACGGCGGGAACGGTGCGAACGGCGGGAACGGCGGTGGTACGGGCGGTGGCGACAACGGAGGAAGCGGTAACGGAGGAAGCAGCAACGGAGGCGGGGAGACCGGCGGCGGTACAGGCGGTGGGGACAACGGGGGCGGCAACAACGGGGGCGGTAACAACGGCGGTGGTGACACCGGGGGCGGCGACAACGGCGGAGGCGACAACGGCGGTGGTAACACCGGGGGCGGTAACAACGGCGGCGGCGACAACGGCGGAGGCAACAACTCGGGCGGGGGCAACACCGGTGGGGGCGACGATGACGGCGGTGTTGCCGGGGGCGGCAACAACAGCAGCGGCGGAGGAAACAACGGCGGAGGAAACAACTCCGGCGGTGGTAATTCCGGTGGCGGAAACAACAGCGGTGGCGGAAACAACGGGGGCGGCAACTCCAATGGCGGCGGTAACAACGGCGGTGGCAACACCGGTGGCGGCAACACCGGCGGCGCCAACACCGGCGGCGGCAACACCGGCGGCGGCAACAGCGGTGGAAACAACAGCGGTGGAAACAACAGCGGTGGAAACAACAGCGGTGGAAACAACTCCGGTGGCGGCAACAGCGGAGGGGGCAACACCGGCGGCGGCGACGACACGGGCGGCGGTGTTGCCGGTGGCGGCAACAGCAGCGGAGGCGGAAACAACGGGGGCGGCAACAACGGAGGCAACAACAGCAGTGGTGGTGGCAGTACTGGTGGAGGCAACTCCAGTGGCGGCGGCAGCACCGGCGGTGGCAACTCAGGTGGCGGCAACAGCAGCGGAGGCGGAAACAACGGGGGCGGCAACTCCAGCGGTGGAAACAGCAGCGGCGGAAGCAGCGGAGGCAACAACTCCAGCGGTGGAAACAGCAGCGGCGGAGGCAGCACCGGCGGTGGAAGCAGCAGTGGTGGCGGTGACAACGGCGGCGGCAGCACCGGCGGAGGGAACAGCAGCGGCGGGGGCAGTACTGGTGGAGGCAACTCCAGCGGTGGAGGCAGCACCGGCGGCGGCAACAGCAGCGGCGGCAACAGCAGTGGCGGAAGCAGCGGAGGCAACAACTCCAGCGGTGGAAACTCCAGCGGTGGAGGCAGCACCGGCGGTGGAAGCAACAGCGGCGGCAACAGCGGCGGCCCCGGCGGACCCGGCGGCCCTGGTGGCGGACCAGGCGGAGGCCCGGGAGGCGGCCCCGGCGGAAACTCCGGCGGCACAGGTGGCAGGAACGACGACGACAAGAACGACGACGACAACGACAACGATGATGATGATGACGACGACGACGACGAGGAAGAAGACGAGGAGGAGCAGGACCCCTGCGGTGAGGGTGAACTCGCTTCCAACTTCAACTCGCTGGCCTCGTTCTCGGGCGGCCTGAACACAACCGCCCCCGGCGGTGGCCGCTACACGCTCGCCCTGGCAAGCGCCCGCGGCGGTACGGCCACGGCCACGCGTACGACCTACGCCACGTTCACCGCCGGGCCCCTCACCTCACGTACCGCCCTCGGCGGCTCCACGCTCGCCGCCGGCCCCGGGTCCACCGCGCAGCAGATGATGGCGGAGATGGCCGCGGCGGCCATGTCCAGCTTCGACACGTACCAAGAGGCGGAGGACGCCCTCAGCGACGCCTTTGGTGGCGGGGACCCGACGGGCCCCAACGTCAGCGGAGGAAACCCGGGCTCCCCCAATGTGTCCGGTAGCGGTGAGGGCGCTGCGGGAGCCTGCCCCGACACCTCGACCCCAGGTGTGGCCCAGGGGGAGCCGCCCACCGTCACCAACCCGATGAACGTGCTGGACAGCATCCCCGACTACCGGCCGGGGGACCGCAACGGGTGGGCGCAGGAAGTCGAGGACATCGCCAAGAAGAACCCGCTGACCAAGGACTTCACCGCCACCGACGCGAAGATCATCGCCGACTACACCGGCTCCTGGGCCCTGGACGCGAACAAGTACCTGCGGAGCGGCGAGATCGGCAAGGCCCGTGCGGGCAAGATCGATGAGTTCATCGACAAGATGGACACCGCCCTGGAGCACCTGCCGCCGATCCCCGACGCGACGCTCTACCGAGGCACGTTCATGCCGCAGGACATGATCGACAAGTTCGCGGCCGGTGGCGAGGTCACCATGCCGGAGTACCTCAGCACGTCGACCGACATCAAACGGTCCGCCGGATTCGTCGACAAGGCGAAGCCCAACCCGGGCGGCGAGAACGTCCTGGTGGAGATCAAGTCCAGCCAGGGCCGCAACATCGACCCGCTGTCCCGCTACCGGGGCGTGGAGTCGGAGGTCCTCATCCCGCGCGACGGCAAGTTCAAGCAGGTCGGCACCGAGACAAAGATCATTGACGGCAAGAAGTACGAGGTCATGATCCTGGAACAGGTCAACTGA
- a CDS encoding RraA family protein, with translation MSDVSDFKDISPTILADHLGREHVMDIGIRPLWPSVPRIAGPAFTVRCAAGDHLMLHAAIYRAEPGSVVVVQAGDVDYALAGGNVCAVAQRRGIAGFVIDGVIRDLAEVREMGFPVFARGVVPAPAAKAVVEPLNQEIRCGGVAVRPGDIVVADEEGVVVTPYGRREEVLAASRQRLAKEAAETLDEWEAAHRAKIEALLAGGGGS, from the coding sequence ATGAGCGATGTAAGCGATTTCAAGGACATTTCCCCCACCATCCTCGCCGACCATCTCGGCCGCGAGCACGTGATGGACATCGGTATCCGCCCACTCTGGCCGTCGGTGCCGCGTATCGCCGGGCCCGCGTTCACGGTCCGGTGCGCCGCCGGTGACCACCTCATGCTCCACGCGGCGATCTACCGCGCGGAGCCGGGCTCGGTCGTCGTCGTACAGGCGGGCGATGTCGATTACGCCCTCGCGGGCGGCAATGTCTGTGCCGTCGCACAACGGCGCGGAATCGCGGGGTTCGTCATCGACGGGGTCATCCGTGACCTCGCGGAGGTACGGGAGATGGGCTTTCCGGTCTTCGCACGCGGTGTCGTTCCCGCCCCGGCGGCGAAGGCGGTCGTCGAGCCGCTGAACCAGGAGATCCGGTGCGGCGGGGTGGCCGTGCGGCCGGGGGACATCGTGGTGGCCGACGAGGAGGGTGTCGTCGTGACGCCGTACGGCCGTCGGGAAGAGGTGCTGGCCGCGTCGCGGCAGCGGCTGGCCAAGGAGGCGGCGGAGACCCTGGACGAGTGGGAGGCCGCACACCGCGCCAAGATCGAGGCGCTTCTGGCCGGTGGGGGTGGGAGCTGA